From one Scyliorhinus torazame isolate Kashiwa2021f chromosome 25, sScyTor2.1, whole genome shotgun sequence genomic stretch:
- the LOC140402255 gene encoding probable G-protein coupled receptor 139 codes for MDQALKIIEKACYLILAIIGVPVNLLAIVILSRGKCGLSTCTTRYLVAMATADLLVIITEVILRQNIGSHFPRSFLNITPVCSVIVVLSRAATDCSVWFTVSFSFDRFVAICCKKLKTKYCTNNTAAVVLATSCTFLCIKNIAFYFAIEPGEIINHIPWFCYLKPSYFVQPGWMGFDWFDTVLTPLLPFVLILFLNALTVRHILVASRVRKGLRVQRKGETHIDQEMESRRKSLILLFTISGSFILLWLIYVVGFLYYIIPGAIPEGYNDSDYIFRQVGFMLRSLSCCTNTFIYAVIQSKFREQLQSVVKYPVTSIMQLLQRHN; via the coding sequence TTAATTTGCTTGCAATCGTGATCCTGTCCAGAGGAAAATGCGGCCTCTCCACCTGCACAACTCGGTacttggtggccatggcaacggcggatcttctGGTCATTATTACTGAGGTCATTCTGAGGCAAAATATTGGCTCTCATTTTCCGAGATCATTCCTGAATATCACACCTGTGTGCAGTGTTATCGTTGTCCTGAGCCGCGCAGctacagactgttctgtctggttcacagtatctttctcctttgatcgttttgtggccatttgctgcaagaaattaaaaacaaaatattgcaccaACAATACTGCGGCAGTGGTTCTGGCAACAAGTTGTACTTTTCTCTGCATAAAGAACATTGCTTTCTACTTTGCAATTGAACCTGGAGAGATAATTAACCATATACCGTGGTTCTGTTATTTAAAGCCAAGTTATTTTGTGCAACCAGGCTGGATGGGATTTGACTGGTTTGATACTGTTTTAACACCATTGCTCCCGTTTGTTTTAATTCTGTTTCTCAATGCCTTGACTGTGAGACACATATTAGTGGCCAGTCGAGTCCGTAAGGGACTGAGGGTACAGAGAAAGGGAGAAACTCACATTGAccaagagatggagagcagaaggaagtctttGATTTTACTCTTCACTATTTCGGGCAGCTTCATACTTCTGTGGTTGATATATGTTGTGGGGTTCCTATATTATATAATCCCAGGAGCAATTCCCGAGGGTTACAACGATTCTGATTATATATTTCGTCAAGTTGGATTTATGCTGCGGagtctgagttgctgcacaaacacatttatctaTGCAGTGATCCAGTCCAAATTTAGGGAGCAGCTCCAAAgtgtggtgaaatatccggttacctcAATTATGCAATTACTTCAAAGACACAATTAA